In one Asterias amurensis chromosome 9, ASM3211899v1 genomic region, the following are encoded:
- the LOC139941848 gene encoding melatonin receptor type 1B-A-like, which translates to MANFENFSKQGNTSAKPMSEDPSLYPYEARIGLACVWISVSILGLVGNSLVIWSVILSKKLRTVTNAFVVNLSVADFWTSLSYPWIAVALVSHDSWPLESEVPCIIAACQLYTGLGASLYTLASIALNRAVLITQPMNTYRFWYSPSKVTVMIAMTWIIPCSLVFIPLILNIGELGFDPESNTCSDIDTNPRGEEYNLIQSLGFYPAPMLIIICCYTALYVHLKRHFRKQKARNTYQESATTADKSIGERSVSLSVITADTSVSSQRELTADRSSKSHRQAINRQQVSITKNLFLVFCIFTLLLSPYYISLAVPSSRKFALYGVTITIFNSCVNPIIYTINHPQFKIVLRKIIQCRLSEIPEPSDFLKSILTMNRRN; encoded by the exons ATGGCGAACTTTGAAAACTTCTCAAAACAGGGCAACACTTCTGCCAAGCCGATGTCTGAAGATCCATCGCTATATCCTTACGAGGCTCGTATCGGTTTAGCCTGCGTTTGGATCTCGGTCTCCATCCTGGGCCTCGTTGGAAACAGTCTCGTCATCTGGTCCGTCATCCTGTCCAAGAAACTCCGCACCGTGACCAACGCCTTCGTGGTCAACCTCAGCGTGGCTGATTTCTGGACCAGTCTCTCCTACCCGTGGATTGCTGTAGCTTTGGTCAGCCACGATAGCTGGCCCTTGGAGTCTGAGGTCCCGTGCATTATAGCTGCTTGTCAGCTTTACACGGGTCTTGGTGCGAGTTTGTACACTTTGGCGTCAATAGCTTTGAATCGAGCTGTCCTCATCACTCAACCCATGAATACGTACCGTTTCTGGTATTCCCCGTCTAAAGTAACCGTCATGATCGCAATGACATGGATTATTCCCTGTAGTCTGGTATTCATCCCGCTAATTCTAAACATTGGCGAGTTGGGTTTCGATCCTGAGAGTAACACGTGCTCGGATATAGATACCAATCCACGTGGTGAAGAGTACAACTTGATTCAGTCTTTAGGGTTTTACCCAGCCCCAATGCTCATCATCATCTGTTGCTACACTGCACTCTACGTCCATCTCAAACGACACTTCAGGAAACAGAAAGCAAGGAACACCTATCAAGAAAGTGCAACCACTGCCGACAAATCAATAGGAGAAAGATCCGTCAGTCTAAGTGTCATAACAGCGGACACCTCGGTGTCTTCACAAAGAGAGCTCACTGCAGACCGGTCCTCAAAGTCA CATCGCCAAGCAATCAACCGGCAGCAGGTATCTATCACCAAGAACCTGTTCCTTGTGTTTTGCATCTTCACCTTACTACTGTCTCCTTACTACATATCACTAGCCGTGCCCTCCAGCCGTAAGTTTGCTCTCTACGGGGTCACTATTACCATCTTCAATAGCTGCGTAAACCCCATCATCTACACCATCAACCACCCACAGTTTAAGATAGTGCTGCGAAAGATAATTCAGTGCCGCCTCTCGGAGATACCGGAACCGTCAGATTTTTTGAAATCTATTCTGACTATGAATCGCAGAAACTAG